Proteins co-encoded in one Malus sylvestris chromosome 7, drMalSylv7.2, whole genome shotgun sequence genomic window:
- the LOC126630062 gene encoding very-long-chain aldehyde decarbonylase CER1-like: MASIPGILTEWPWKPLGNLKYLILAPWVIHSTLLFIVNDGKDRDSTYLLMFPLMLWRMIHNQIWITLSRYRTAKGNGRIVDKGLEFDQVDREKNWDDQILFNGGLSYLVNRMFSGAQNMPLWRTDGVIFTFLLHAGLVEYFYYWFHRALHHHYLYSRYHSRHHSSIVTEPITSVIHPFAEHVVYSMIFSMPILATVFIGTVSCLMYTPTFHSLHHTQFRTNYSLFMPIYDYIYGTMDKSTDALYESSMKRGEELPDVVHLTHLTTPESIYHLPLGFASLASRPHKSTWYMWLMWPVTFLSMILTRIYGRPFVVERQFFNKLTLQTWVIPRYTTQYYLQLQNGSINTLIEEAIVEAEKKGVKVTSVGLLDQGEELNGYGGLYVRRHPHLKLKVVDGSSLAVAVILNSIPRGTTQVVLRGNLTKVAYAIAFALSQKGIQVTTLHQVEYLKLTKSLNATESCLVLGESCGPKMMQDDYILEDYYILVYMLTETFPIWLVGYGFTDKEQMNASKGTLFVPFSQLPTKKLRKDCFYHYTPALKIPTSMENVHSFENWLPRRLMSAWRVAGIVHALEDYHEHDCGYPMSSNDKIWLASLRHGFQPLLVNVGE, encoded by the exons ATGGCTTCTATACCTGGAATTCTTACCGAGTGGCCATGGAAACCTCTTGGAAACTTGAAG TACCTGATCTTGGCTCCTTGGGTCATTCATAGCACATTGTTGTTTATTGTGAATGATGGAAAAGATAGAGATTCAACTTACTTGCTTATGTTTCCACTTATGCTTTGGAGGATGATCCACAACCAGATATGGATCACTCTTTCTCGATATCGAACCGCCAAGGGCAATGGTCGAATTGTTGACAAGGGTCTTGAATTTGATCAGGTTGACAGAGAAAAAAATTG GGATGACCAAATATTGTTCAATGGAGGTTTATCATACCTCGTTAACAGGATGTTTTCAGGTGCTCAAAATATGCCACTTTGGAGAACAGATGGGGTTATTTTTACATTTCTGCTTCATGCTGGTCTAGTGGAGTACTTCTACTATTGGTTTCATAGAGCACTTCACCATCATTACCTCTACTCTCGCTACCATTCTCGTCACCATTCCTCAATCGTTACCGAGCCTATTACAT CCGTGATTCACCCATTTGCGGAGCACGTAGTATATTCCATGATATTCTCAATGCCAATTCTAGCAACTGTCTTCATAGGAACAGTTTCT TGTCTCATGTACACCCCTAC GTTCCACTCTTTGCATCACACACAATTCCGAACCAATTACTCTCTCTTCATGCCAATCTACGACTACATATATGGTACTATGGACAAATCTACTGATGCCCTCTATGAATCTTCAATGAAAAGAGGAGAGGAATTGCCAGATGTCGTGCATCTAACTCATCTAACGACACCTGAGTCCATCTATCATTTACCGCTAGGGTTTGCTTCGCTGGCCTCTAGGCCCCACAAATCAACATGGTATATGTGGCTGATGTGGCCTGTGACATTTCTGTCCATGATTCTAACTCGAATATATGGCCGTCCGTTTGTGGTTGAGCGGCAGTTCTTTAACAAACTCACATTACAAACTTGGGTTATACCCAGATACACTACGCAG TACTACCTGCAATTGCAAAATGGATCTATAAATACCTTGATTGAGGAAGCCATAGTTGAAGCTGAGAAAAAGGGTGTCAAAGTTACAAGTGTCGGCCTCTTGGATCAG GGTGAGGAGCTGAACGGATATGGTGGTCTCTATGTTCGCAGGCATCCTCATCTCAAACTCAAGGTGGTGGATGGAAGTAGCTTAGCAGTTGCTGTAATCCTAAACAGCATTCCAAGAGGGACAACCCAAGTTGTTCTTAGAGGCAAcctcacaaaggttgcttatgcCATTGCCTTTGCTTTGAGCCAGAAGGGTATCCAG GTAACTACTTTACACCAAGTTGAGTATTTGAAGCTCACCAAATCGTTAAATGCCACTGAAAGTTGTTTGGTTCTTGGAGAAAGTTGTGGACCCAAG ATGATGCAGGACGACTATATTTTAGAGGACTATTATATATTGGTATATATGCTAACTGAAACGTTTCCGATTTGGTTAGTGGGATATGGATTTACTGATAAAGAACAGATGAATGCATCAAAAGGAACATTATTTGTTCCCTTCTCCCAACTGCCAACAAAAAAATTGCGAAAAGACTGCTTCTACCACTACACTCCAGCATTGAAGATTCCCACATCTATGGAGAATGTTCACTCTTTTGAG AATTGGTTGCCACGAAGGCTGATGAGTGCATGGCGTGTAGCAGGCATAGTGCATGCCTTGGAAGATTACCACGAGCATGATTGTGGTTACCCCATGTCCAGCAATGACAAAATTTGGCTAGCAAGTCTTCGACATGGGTTTCAACCTCTACTAGTCAATGTTGGagaataa
- the LOC126630063 gene encoding uncharacterized mitochondrial protein AtMg00810-like, producing MMDSKPARTPLVSKLKLDVEGKSLTDLSTYQRLVGKLIYLTITRPDIAYAVSLISQFMHSPTLIHWEMVKILLRYLKGSVRRGILIKKNGSTHIMGNTDVDWAGNALDRKSTTGFCTFVGGNLVSWKRKKQAVIARSSAKAEYHAMASTACELIWLKSLLTDLGFSSS from the coding sequence ATGATGGACTCCAAACCTGCTCGTACTCCTTTAGTTAGCAAGCTCAAGTTAGATGTTGAAGGCAAATCTTTAACTGATCTCAGCACCTATCAAAGATTAGTTGGGAAACTCATTTATCTTACTATTACGAGACCagacattgcttatgcagtgAGTCTCATTAGTCAGTTCATGCATTCTCCTACCTTAATTCACTGGGAAATGGTCAAAATACTTCTCAGGTACCTCAAAGGCTCAGTGAGAAGGGGTATTCTCATAAAGAAAAATGGTTCAACTCACATTATGGGCAACACTGATGTTGACTGGGCAGGTAATGCCCTTGATCGTAAATCTACCACAGGTTTTTGCACCTTCGTTGGGGGCAACCTTGTTTCATGGAAGAGAAAGAAGCAAGCTGTGATAGCTAGGTCAAGTGCTAAAGCTGAGTACCATGCGATGGCATCCACTGCTTGTGAGCTTATTTGGTTAAAAAGTCTCCTTACAGACCTAGGTTTTTCAAGCTCTTAA
- the LOC126628803 gene encoding WD-40 repeat-containing protein MSI1-like, producing MGKDDEEMRGEIEERLINEEYKIWKKNTPFLYDLVITHALEWPSLTVEWLPDREEPPGKDYSVQKMILGTHTSENEPNYLMLAQVQLPLEDAENDARHYDDDRAEVGGFGCANGKVQIIQQINHDGEVNRARYMPQNPFIIATKTVNAEVFVFDYSKHPSKPPIDGACSPDLRLRGHSTEGYGLSWSKFKQGHLLSGSDDAQICLWDINATAKNKTLEAMQIFKVHEGVVEDVAWHLRHENLFGSVGDDQYLLVWDLRTPSVTKPVQSVVAHQSEVNCLAFNPFNEWVVATGSTDKTVKLFDLRKINTALHTFDCHKEEVFQVGWNPKNETILASCCLGRRLMVWDLSRIDEEQTPDDAEDGPPELLFIHGGHTSKISDFSWNPCEDWVISSVAEDNILQIWQMAENIYHDEDDLPEEPAKP from the exons ATGGGCAAAGACGACGAAGAAATGAGGGGAGAGATAGAGGAGCGGTTGATAAACGAGGAGTACAAGATATGGAAGAAGAACACTCCGTTTTTGTACGATCTGGTCATAACCCATGCCCTAGAATGGCCATCGCTTACTGTGGAGTGGCTTCCCGACCGAGAGGAGCCTCCGGGGAAGGACTATTCGGTGCAGAAGATGATTTTGGGGACCCACACCTCCGAGAACGAGCCGAATTACCTTATGCTCGCTCAGGTTCAGCTGCCGTTGGAGGACGCCGAGAACGATGCGCGGCATTATGATGATGATCGAGCTGAGGTTGGGGGTTTCGGTTGCGCCAATGGAAAG GTGCAAATAATCCAGCAAATAAATCATGATGGAGAGGTTAATCGGGCTCGTTATATGCCTCAGAATCCATTTATTATTGCCACAAAGACTGTCAATGCTGAAGTTTTTGTGTTCGATTATAGCAAACATCCATCTAAGCCTCCCATAGATGGTGCATGCAGTCCGGATTTGAGGCTGAGGGGCCACAGCACTGAAGGATATGGTTTATCGTGGAGTAAGTTTAAGCAGGGTCATTTACTCAGTGGTTCTGATGATGCTCAGATATGCCTGTGGGATATTAATGCGACTGCTAAGAACAAAACCCTTGAAGCTATGCAGATATTTAAG GTTCATGAAGGTGTAGTAGAAGATGTAGCATGGCATTTGAGGCATGAAAACTTATTTGGTTCTGTTGGCGATGATCAATACCTTCTTGTATGGGATCTCCGGACTCCATCAGTTACCAAGCCTGTTCAATCTGTAGTTGCTCATCAAAGTGAG GTTAACTGTTTGGCTTTCAATCCCTTCAATGAATGGGTTGTTGCAACTGGATCTACTGACAAAACTGTTAAGTTGTTTGATCTACGCAAAATCAATACTGCACTCCACACCTTTGATTGTCATAA GGAGGAGGTTTTCCAAGTTGGTTGGAATCCAAAGAATGAAACTATCTTAGCTTCTTGTTGTCTTGGTAGGAGACTCATGGTGTGGGATCTTAGCAG AATCGATGAAGAGCAGACACCAGATGATGCAGAAGACGGCCCTCCAGAGTTGCTTTTTATTCATGGGGGTCACACCAGCAAAATATCTGATTTTTCGTGGAACCCCTGTGAAGATTGGGTTATTTCTAGCGTCGCTGAAGATAACATACTCCAAATATGGCAGATGGCAGAGAACATTTACCATGACGAAGATGATTTACCTGAAGAACCGGCAAAGCCCTAG